A window of Puntigrus tetrazona isolate hp1 chromosome 11, ASM1883169v1, whole genome shotgun sequence contains these coding sequences:
- the cldn19 gene encoding claudin-19 isoform X1, which produces MANSGFQLLGYFLALGGWIGIISTTVLPQWKQSSYAGDAIIMAVGLYEGLWMSCASQSTGQVQCKIFDSLLSLDVHIQTCRALMVISVLMGFIAIIVSVVGMKCTKVGDNNPSTKSKIAISGGSLFLLSGVCTLVAVSWYATQVSYHFFDPNTPVNARYEFGPALFVGWAAAILMMLGGSFLCCSCVNEDRRGQQFYRQSQPSTAREANVKSSPAEKGEQYL; this is translated from the exons ATGGCAAACTCTGGGTTTCAGCTTCTGGGCTATTTTCTCGCTCTGGGTGGATGGATTGGCATCATCTCCACTACGGTGCTGCCCCAATGGAAGCAGTCCTCTTATGCAGGGGATGCCATCATTATGGCCGTGGGCTTGTATGAAGGCCTGTGGATGTCCTGTGCATCTCAGAGTACGGGCCAGGTGCAGTGCAAGATCTTTGACTCCTTGCTCTCGCTGGATG tccACATTCAGACGTGTCGAGCTCTGATGGTGATCTCAGTGCTGATGGGATTCATCGCTATCATTGTGAGCGTGGTGGGGATGAAATGCACAAAGGTGGGTGACAACAACCCATCCACCAAGAGCAAGATCGCCATCTCTGGAGGGAGTCTGTTCCTGCTCTCAG GTGTGTGCACGCTGGTGGCTGTGTCATGGTACGCCACACAGGTCTCCTACCATTTCTTCGATCCGAATACGCCAGTTAATGCCAG GTATGAGTTTGGCCCCGCCCTCTTTGTGGGGTGGGCGGCTGCCATCCTGATGATGCTGGGCGGCTCGTTCCTCTGCTGCTCCTGCGTTAACGAGGACAGAAGAGGACAGCAGTTCTACCGGCAATCTCAACCCTCTACAGCCAGGGA
- the cldn19 gene encoding claudin-19 isoform X2 produces the protein MANSGFQLLGYFLALGGWIGIISTTVLPQWKQSSYAGDAIIMAVGLYEGLWMSCASQSTGQVQCKIFDSLLSLDVHIQTCRALMVISVLMGFIAIIVSVVGMKCTKVGDNNPSTKSKIAISGGSLFLLSGVCTLVAVSWYATQVSYHFFDPNTPVNARYEFGPALFVGWAAAILMMLGGSFLCCSCVNEDRRGQQFYRQSQPSTAREDELLSETSFPD, from the exons ATGGCAAACTCTGGGTTTCAGCTTCTGGGCTATTTTCTCGCTCTGGGTGGATGGATTGGCATCATCTCCACTACGGTGCTGCCCCAATGGAAGCAGTCCTCTTATGCAGGGGATGCCATCATTATGGCCGTGGGCTTGTATGAAGGCCTGTGGATGTCCTGTGCATCTCAGAGTACGGGCCAGGTGCAGTGCAAGATCTTTGACTCCTTGCTCTCGCTGGATG tccACATTCAGACGTGTCGAGCTCTGATGGTGATCTCAGTGCTGATGGGATTCATCGCTATCATTGTGAGCGTGGTGGGGATGAAATGCACAAAGGTGGGTGACAACAACCCATCCACCAAGAGCAAGATCGCCATCTCTGGAGGGAGTCTGTTCCTGCTCTCAG GTGTGTGCACGCTGGTGGCTGTGTCATGGTACGCCACACAGGTCTCCTACCATTTCTTCGATCCGAATACGCCAGTTAATGCCAG GTATGAGTTTGGCCCCGCCCTCTTTGTGGGGTGGGCGGCTGCCATCCTGATGATGCTGGGCGGCTCGTTCCTCTGCTGCTCCTGCGTTAACGAGGACAGAAGAGGACAGCAGTTCTACCGGCAATCTCAACCCTCTACAGCCAGGGA